In the Oncorhynchus tshawytscha isolate Ot180627B linkage group LG17, Otsh_v2.0, whole genome shotgun sequence genome, one interval contains:
- the nudt4b gene encoding diphosphoinositol polyphosphate phosphohydrolase NUDT4B isoform X1: MKFKPNQTRTYDVEGFKKRAACLCFKNEREEEVLLVSSSRHPDQWIVPGGGMEPEEEPCGAAVREVFEEAGVKGKLGRLLGVFEQNQDRKHRTYVYVLTVTETLEAWEDSVNIGRKREWFTVDEAIKVLQHHKPDHAEYLKQLHLSCSPTNGNSLLPSQLPNDNFPRYGPLTTGSVLGPSRR, translated from the exons atgaagtTCAAGCCGAACCAGACCAGAACTTATGATGTCGAGGGCTTCAAGAAACGAGCGGCATGCTTGTGCTTCAAGAACGAACGTGAAGAAGAG GTGTTGCTGGTGAGCAGCAGTCGGCACCCGGACCAGTGGATCGTCCcaggtggagggatggagcctGAGGAGGAGCCCTGTGGCGCAGCGGTCAGAGAAGTGTTTGAAGAG gcAGGAGTGAAAGGCAAGTTGGGACGTCTCCTAGGTGTGTTTGAG CAGAATCAAGACCGAAAGCACCGAACGTACGTTTACGTATTGACCGTGACGGAGACATTGGAAGCATGGGAAGACTCTGTCAACATAG GTCGTAAACGGGAGTGGTTCACAGTGGACGAAGCCATCAAAGTCCTGCAGCACCACAAGCCGGACCACGCTGAGTATTTGAAGCAGCTTCATCTCAGCTGCTCTCCAACTAATGGGAACTCCCTGCTCCCCAGCCAGCTCCCTAATGACAACTTCCCCCGTTACGGCCCCCTCACCACAGGATCTGTTCTGGGCCCCTCGCGCAGATAG
- the nudt4b gene encoding diphosphoinositol polyphosphate phosphohydrolase NUDT4B isoform X2, with amino-acid sequence MKFKPNQTRTYDVEGFKKRAACLCFKNEREEEVLLVSSSRHPDQWIVPGGGMEPEEEPCGAAVREVFEEAGVKGKLGRLLGVFENQDRKHRTYVYVLTVTETLEAWEDSVNIGRKREWFTVDEAIKVLQHHKPDHAEYLKQLHLSCSPTNGNSLLPSQLPNDNFPRYGPLTTGSVLGPSRR; translated from the exons atgaagtTCAAGCCGAACCAGACCAGAACTTATGATGTCGAGGGCTTCAAGAAACGAGCGGCATGCTTGTGCTTCAAGAACGAACGTGAAGAAGAG GTGTTGCTGGTGAGCAGCAGTCGGCACCCGGACCAGTGGATCGTCCcaggtggagggatggagcctGAGGAGGAGCCCTGTGGCGCAGCGGTCAGAGAAGTGTTTGAAGAG gcAGGAGTGAAAGGCAAGTTGGGACGTCTCCTAGGTGTGTTTGAG AATCAAGACCGAAAGCACCGAACGTACGTTTACGTATTGACCGTGACGGAGACATTGGAAGCATGGGAAGACTCTGTCAACATAG GTCGTAAACGGGAGTGGTTCACAGTGGACGAAGCCATCAAAGTCCTGCAGCACCACAAGCCGGACCACGCTGAGTATTTGAAGCAGCTTCATCTCAGCTGCTCTCCAACTAATGGGAACTCCCTGCTCCCCAGCCAGCTCCCTAATGACAACTTCCCCCGTTACGGCCCCCTCACCACAGGATCTGTTCTGGGCCCCTCGCGCAGATAG